In a genomic window of Zingiber officinale cultivar Zhangliang chromosome 9B, Zo_v1.1, whole genome shotgun sequence:
- the LOC122023035 gene encoding expansin-A23-like, translated as MAMHKVVVGVLIMVAFAATSAVAQGEWDTADATFYGDMSGKATMGGPCGYGDLFAQGYGLANTAVSGVLFNDAETCGACYEVKCFNNTQHCTTTIAKMTVTSLCPPDPKLPGGGLCQPPKKHFDMSMAMYMTLSNSPYAGSIPIQFRRVPCVKTGGIKFNIKGNPWWFLVLVYNVGGSGDVSAVSVKGSKDGKWITMEREWGQNWHVMMKPELVGQALSFQVTTGDGKMVESDDVAPANWQHGQIFEGKQFPTN; from the coding sequence ATGGCGATGCACAAGGTTGTCGTCGGCGTATTAATCATGGTGGCGTTCGCGGCCACAAGCGCAGTGGCGCAAGGGGAGTGGGACACTGCCGACGCCACCTTTTACGGCGACATGTCCGGCAAAGCTACCATGGGCGGACCTTGTGGCTACGGCGATCTGTTCGCGCAGGGGTACGGACTGGCTAACACGGCAGTCAGCGGCGTGCTCTTCAACGACGCCGAGACCTGCGGCGCCTGCTACGAGGTGAAGTGCTTCAACAACACGCAGCACTGTACGACAACGATCGCCAAGATGACGGTGACCAGTCTGTGCCCGCCCGACCCGAAGCTTCCCGGTGGAGGACTCTGCCAGCCGCCGAAGAAGCACTTTGACATGTCGATGGCGATGTACATGACGCTCTCGAATTCGCCGTACGCAGGGAGCATCCCGATTCAGTTCCGGAGGGTGCCGTGCGTGAAGACGGGCGGGATCAAGTTCAATATCAAGGGGAACCCGTGGTGGTTCCTGGTGCTCGTCTACAACGTGGGCGGCTCCGGTGATGTGTCGGCAGTTTCGGTGAAGGGGTCGAAAGATGGGAAGTGGATAACGATGGAGAGGGAATGGGGGCAGAACTGGCATGTGATGATGAAGCCGGAGCTGGTGGGGCAGGCTCTGTCGTTCCAGGTGACCACCGGCGATGGCAAGATGGTGGAGTCGGATGACGTGGCGCCGGCGAACTGGCAGCATGGGCAAATCTTCGAAGGGAAACAGTTTCCAACTAATTAA